The following proteins come from a genomic window of Pirellula staleyi DSM 6068:
- the tnpB gene encoding IS66 family insertion sequence element accessory protein TnpB (TnpB, as the term is used for proteins encoded by IS66 family insertion elements, is considered an accessory protein, since TnpC, encoded by a neighboring gene, is a DDE family transposase.) produces the protein MIGPRDGSTAAQVWIATAPVDMRKSFDGLAEIVRAFLGQDPLSGHLFVFRNKSSQRLKILWWDRGGLTIYYKRLERGVFRFPSTKDSALAVDSSQLLRLLDGLEVVARRAS, from the coding sequence ATGATTGGGCCTCGTGACGGTTCCACTGCGGCGCAAGTCTGGATCGCCACCGCGCCGGTCGACATGCGCAAGAGCTTCGACGGCCTGGCCGAGATCGTCCGCGCGTTTCTCGGGCAAGACCCGCTCTCGGGCCACTTGTTCGTGTTTCGCAACAAGTCGAGTCAGCGGCTCAAGATCTTATGGTGGGATCGCGGCGGGCTGACGATCTACTACAAGCGGTTGGAACGCGGCGTGTTCCGCTTCCCGTCGACGAAGGACAGCGCACTCGCCGTCGATAGTTCCCAACTGCTGCGGCTGCTCGATGGCCTGGAAGTTGTCGCGCGCCGGGCGAGCTGA
- a CDS encoding IS66 family transposase, translating into MSTDVPASIDPSTLPDDPALLKRMLIEQGQHLIERDAIINRIREEAAQRERLEAEKKAAVEAILRRFYGPKNERFDVRQLLLFGQQVEQQPLDEASINAEAGERLVTRRIAKKHKHGLHPLPDHLPRIDVEHDLSEDEKKCPCCGEARCRIGQEVSEQLEYLPASFKVLRHMRHKYACRKCDAEGYNPNIAAAKKPAQPIDKGLPGPGLLAYVIVSKLGDHLPLYRLEHIFARQQLHVARSTMCAWLAATGELVRPLVELMIQRVRLSRVIHTDDTRVPIQAPGEGKCRSGRIWTYIGDGAHPYIVYDYTPDCTRAGPANWLRDYKGYLQADAYGGYDGIYHSGAIEVACWAHARRKFFEAKDTDGKRAAQMLSFVRALYAVEDDAKQLSNDERRDLRQVRSVSILADIKAWLDGEREIVLPRSPMGEAFTYTLNQWEALNTYTREGFLNIDNNAAERALKRVAIGRKNWLFAGNDRAGGTAALLYSLIASAERHQLDPQRYLTSVLARLPALPPSDVNKFLPDAWKRADVDVTSS; encoded by the coding sequence ATGAGCACAGACGTTCCAGCGAGCATCGATCCCTCCACGCTGCCCGATGATCCGGCGCTCTTGAAACGGATGCTGATTGAGCAAGGCCAGCATTTGATCGAACGCGATGCGATCATCAATCGCATCCGCGAAGAAGCCGCGCAGCGCGAGCGATTGGAAGCCGAGAAGAAGGCCGCCGTGGAAGCGATCCTGCGGCGGTTCTACGGGCCGAAGAACGAGCGCTTCGATGTGCGGCAGTTGCTCCTTTTTGGTCAGCAAGTCGAACAACAGCCGCTCGATGAAGCCAGCATCAACGCAGAAGCGGGTGAAAGGCTCGTCACGCGGCGGATCGCCAAGAAACACAAGCACGGCCTCCATCCGCTGCCGGACCACCTGCCTCGAATCGACGTCGAGCACGACCTCTCCGAGGATGAGAAAAAGTGTCCCTGCTGCGGCGAGGCGCGCTGCCGCATCGGGCAGGAAGTGAGTGAGCAGCTTGAATACCTGCCGGCCAGCTTCAAGGTGCTGCGGCACATGCGCCACAAGTACGCCTGCCGCAAGTGCGACGCCGAGGGTTACAACCCGAACATCGCCGCGGCCAAGAAGCCGGCGCAGCCGATCGACAAGGGCTTGCCCGGCCCGGGCCTCCTGGCCTATGTCATCGTCAGCAAGCTTGGCGATCACTTGCCGCTGTACCGCCTGGAACACATCTTCGCGCGGCAGCAGTTGCATGTCGCTCGCAGCACGATGTGTGCGTGGCTGGCGGCAACAGGCGAACTCGTTCGTCCGCTGGTGGAGTTGATGATTCAGCGGGTCCGGCTCTCGCGGGTGATCCACACCGACGACACGCGGGTGCCGATCCAAGCGCCGGGCGAAGGAAAGTGCCGCAGCGGCCGCATCTGGACCTACATTGGCGACGGGGCGCATCCCTATATCGTCTATGACTACACGCCTGACTGCACCCGCGCGGGACCCGCCAACTGGCTGCGGGATTACAAAGGCTATCTGCAAGCGGATGCGTACGGCGGCTACGACGGGATTTATCACTCGGGCGCGATTGAAGTCGCCTGCTGGGCGCATGCGCGCCGCAAGTTCTTCGAGGCCAAGGACACGGACGGCAAGCGCGCCGCGCAGATGCTCTCGTTCGTCCGCGCGTTGTACGCCGTCGAGGACGATGCCAAGCAACTCAGTAATGACGAGCGCCGCGATCTGCGTCAAGTGCGAAGCGTGTCGATCCTGGCCGACATCAAAGCCTGGCTCGATGGTGAGCGCGAGATCGTCCTGCCGCGCAGCCCGATGGGCGAGGCGTTTACATACACGCTTAACCAGTGGGAAGCCCTCAACACGTACACGCGCGAAGGGTTTCTCAATATCGACAACAATGCGGCCGAACGGGCGCTGAAGCGGGTGGCGATCGGAAGAAAAAACTGGCTGTTTGCCGGGAATGACCGCGCCGGCGGCACCGCAGCCCTGTTGTATTCGCTGATCGCAAGCGCCGAGCGCCACCAACTCGACCCGCAACGCTACCTGACCAGCGTCCTGGCCCGCCTCCCCGCCCTCCCGCCAAGCGACGTCAACAAGTTCCTGCCCGACGCCTGGAAGCGCGCCGACGTCGACGTGACGTCGAGCTGA
- a CDS encoding BlaI/MecI/CopY family transcriptional regulator, with protein MSQQRDSLGKVELEILQLIDKLQPVTVRTLVDHLAESSGQARTTILTVVERIRKKGFVSRRKIGGVFHYSPRIPVTQLLQRLVTDFVSNVLGGSVSPVVAYLQKTQQVDPAELAELRAIVEQLESQQHLSNKASPSSHCLDNSLHGESEKGAS; from the coding sequence ATGAGTCAACAACGCGATTCGCTGGGAAAAGTAGAACTGGAGATCCTGCAACTGATTGACAAGTTGCAGCCAGTTACGGTCCGGACACTTGTTGATCATTTAGCGGAAAGCAGCGGCCAAGCTCGCACGACAATCCTCACGGTGGTCGAGCGGATTCGAAAGAAGGGATTTGTCTCTCGTCGGAAGATAGGTGGAGTTTTTCACTACAGCCCTCGGATACCTGTAACACAATTGCTGCAGCGGCTCGTTACTGATTTTGTCAGCAATGTACTCGGTGGCTCGGTTTCACCCGTGGTCGCCTACCTTCAAAAAACTCAGCAAGTAGATCCGGCCGAACTAGCCGAACTGCGAGCGATTGTTGAGCAACTCGAATCGCAACAGCACCTATCTAATAAGGCATCCCCATCGAGCCATTGTCTGGACAATTCACTGCATGGTGAAAGCGAGAAAGGGGCTTCATGA
- a CDS encoding DUF309 domain-containing protein, with amino-acid sequence MTDETNYDHRYLEGIEHFNRCDFYEAHEVWEELWTEYAGPSRKFYQGLIQVAVCLHHFGNGNTRGAKKLFHGSTGYLNEYRPWHEGVDVDQLITQLEACCREILDSTEEFPKVDIIPDLIPEIHLSPPPP; translated from the coding sequence GTGACGGACGAAACCAACTACGACCACCGTTATCTCGAGGGGATCGAGCACTTCAATCGCTGCGACTTCTATGAAGCGCACGAGGTATGGGAAGAATTGTGGACCGAGTATGCCGGACCATCGCGAAAGTTCTACCAGGGGCTCATTCAAGTTGCTGTTTGTTTGCACCATTTCGGCAACGGCAACACGCGTGGCGCGAAGAAACTGTTCCACGGCAGCACCGGCTATCTCAACGAGTATCGACCGTGGCATGAAGGGGTCGATGTCGATCAACTGATCACACAACTCGAGGCCTGTTGCCGAGAAATCCTCGACAGCACCGAAGAGTTTCCCAAAGTCGATATCATTCCCGATCTCATCCCCGAGATTCACCTTTCACCACCACCGCCATGA
- a CDS encoding M56 family metallopeptidase, whose protein sequence is MMETLLAFPTLAITHFWRASWQIAIVVAIVFTIEKLFPTIAPNLRSWMWRAVFIKLLLLVALPFSFVIPLLPQRSLDLSQMRPQLVASPVVEGASFSKQPSRALPPTRATAASITLGHWDYLATGILACWLLGCSLHVAHQVRIERVVRCELRQSRSIVSVSIRKPLEKLAKQFGLQQLPPIRWTTRSESPRLIGAWQPTILLPVEWLSRCSDSQLQLAIAHELSHIARCDLVWNRLVAVLEILFFFHPSVRFACNRYLLAQEIACDALVIERTSKQPHEYAKLLLEFVSYPRTPAWDGSAAITGASVSLRERFVAMQQIHLQKRPQLALSIAVSLAVGLAVVPLSLGETPSKKPSSKAFVSPGEMRSDEAKNQSPKRNSATASSHGFAASGGTSGGNAIAGGASNGSVQGAARARASGSGSASRQNGNMATAEASAEVAIGANGDEQVAPPTSPNDSPSEVRDSSGSVQHSKSVSQVVSSTDDGDGSSWTRTTTASEGARQFKIEESEGMIKVTITAGDKVIEVTAKSKDDLQSKSSEAFAVYQEYVESAQTMGTSAPSANSSSGTRSATQGFSRTKSGSKSGGFARGSASGKAFGKASGKAFGMTEGAEGVGGQAQMPSRLELLRQMQQQLRDEAADNPAAQALIDQLDEEIRNEK, encoded by the coding sequence ATGATGGAAACCTTATTGGCCTTCCCCACGCTCGCAATTACACACTTTTGGCGAGCATCGTGGCAAATCGCGATTGTTGTCGCAATCGTTTTCACCATCGAAAAACTGTTCCCGACAATCGCTCCAAATCTACGGAGTTGGATGTGGCGGGCTGTGTTCATCAAACTACTGCTACTGGTGGCTTTACCATTTAGCTTTGTCATACCTTTATTGCCCCAGCGGTCGCTTGATTTATCGCAAATGCGTCCGCAACTTGTTGCAAGTCCAGTTGTCGAAGGTGCTTCTTTTTCGAAGCAACCATCGAGAGCTTTGCCACCAACTCGGGCGACTGCGGCATCAATTACGTTGGGACACTGGGACTATCTTGCAACTGGAATCCTTGCTTGCTGGCTTCTCGGTTGCAGCCTGCATGTTGCCCATCAAGTTCGAATCGAGCGAGTAGTTCGTTGCGAGCTGCGCCAGTCTCGATCAATTGTTTCCGTCTCCATTCGCAAACCACTTGAAAAGCTCGCTAAACAATTTGGACTACAGCAACTACCGCCTATTCGGTGGACAACAAGATCAGAGAGCCCACGACTCATCGGTGCTTGGCAACCGACCATCTTACTTCCGGTCGAGTGGCTGTCGCGCTGTTCGGATTCGCAGCTTCAACTTGCAATTGCGCATGAGCTTTCACACATCGCTCGGTGCGACCTAGTTTGGAATCGTCTCGTCGCCGTGCTGGAAATTTTGTTTTTCTTCCATCCAAGTGTGCGATTTGCCTGTAACCGGTACCTCCTAGCGCAAGAAATCGCTTGCGATGCACTCGTTATCGAACGCACCAGCAAGCAACCGCACGAGTATGCCAAGCTTTTGCTGGAGTTCGTATCGTATCCCAGAACACCCGCTTGGGACGGATCAGCAGCAATCACAGGGGCGTCAGTTTCTCTTCGGGAAAGGTTTGTAGCCATGCAACAGATTCATTTACAAAAACGGCCTCAACTGGCTCTCAGCATTGCGGTTTCGCTAGCTGTCGGCCTGGCAGTCGTTCCGCTATCGCTGGGTGAAACGCCATCGAAGAAACCATCCTCCAAAGCATTCGTTTCTCCTGGTGAAATGCGGTCTGATGAAGCCAAGAACCAATCGCCAAAACGAAATAGCGCTACAGCATCATCACATGGATTTGCCGCAAGCGGCGGCACTTCTGGAGGTAATGCGATAGCGGGTGGAGCGTCGAACGGCTCAGTGCAGGGTGCCGCACGTGCTCGCGCAAGTGGGAGTGGAAGTGCTTCTCGACAAAACGGCAATATGGCCACCGCTGAAGCCTCGGCGGAAGTAGCGATCGGAGCAAACGGAGATGAACAAGTTGCTCCGCCCACCTCGCCGAATGATTCACCAAGTGAGGTGCGAGACTCATCCGGCAGCGTACAGCATTCAAAATCGGTGTCGCAGGTAGTAAGTTCGACCGACGATGGAGATGGCTCAAGCTGGACGCGAACTACCACTGCATCCGAAGGCGCGCGACAGTTCAAGATCGAAGAGTCTGAAGGAATGATTAAGGTTACGATCACTGCTGGTGACAAAGTGATCGAAGTGACAGCCAAAAGCAAAGACGATTTGCAATCGAAATCGAGTGAAGCTTTTGCTGTTTATCAGGAGTATGTCGAAAGCGCGCAAACGATGGGGACGTCGGCTCCTTCCGCCAATTCATCAAGCGGCACTCGTTCTGCTACCCAAGGTTTTTCTCGCACAAAATCAGGTTCGAAATCCGGTGGTTTTGCTCGCGGCTCTGCTTCTGGTAAAGCATTCGGGAAAGCTTCAGGAAAAGCATTCGGCATGACTGAAGGCGCTGAAGGGGTTGGTGGACAAGCCCAGATGCCCAGCCGACTCGAACTGCTACGCCAAATGCAGCAGCAATTACGCGATGAAGCAGCTGACAATCCTGCAGCCCAGGCATTGATTGACCAGTTGGATGAAGAGATCCGCAATGAGAAATAG